A stretch of the Archangium violaceum genome encodes the following:
- a CDS encoding host attachment protein — MADALWILVANGSRAKLFATDERAERWELREEFLHEESRAMSRQLLNQPDNPNAGSLHKPQPENQPDARQQLEHDRFARELSARLERGLNDHAYDRLVIAAPPGFLGLLRKLISSRVHQRLMLDMRADYVNVPERELPERIPLS, encoded by the coding sequence ATGGCGGACGCGCTGTGGATATTGGTGGCCAATGGGAGCCGGGCCAAGCTCTTCGCGACGGATGAGCGGGCCGAGAGGTGGGAGTTGCGCGAGGAGTTCCTTCACGAGGAGAGCCGCGCCATGTCCCGGCAGCTCCTCAACCAGCCGGACAACCCCAACGCGGGCTCCCTGCACAAACCCCAACCGGAGAATCAGCCCGATGCGCGCCAGCAGCTGGAGCATGATCGCTTCGCCCGCGAGCTCTCCGCGCGGCTGGAGCGGGGCCTCAACGACCATGCCTACGACAGGCTGGTGATCGCCGCCCCGCCGGGCTTCCTCGGCCTGTTGCGCAAGCTCATCAGCTCACGCGTGCACCAGCGGCTCATGCTGGACATGCGGGCCGACTACGTGAACGTGCCCGAGCGCGAGCTGCCCGAGCGCATCCCGCTCTCCTAG
- a CDS encoding M20 family metallopeptidase — translation MREMGEAAASWLVGRLGEMEEALAALVEVNSWTENAEGGRRVGALLREQLAMPGLQAEVVPSKRYADHLVFRSEGKAGLEPVALVGHLDTVFPPGRFEGYRRDGALRRGPGVLDMKGGLVVITWALKALAASGGLERLPPLRLVVVSDEEVGSPEGADIIRRAIAGAGACLVFESGRAGDAIITRRKGTGMATAVAHGKAAHAGNAHQEGANALWALARFVDRVQQFTDYPRGITVNVGKVMGGQGKNTVPDHGVAEVDLRFCTRADGEELVRRFRQAAEEAAAGVPGTRIEVSGGVAREPLERTEASAALMAAYGSCAHASGLGHGEAALVGGGSDASTSSAMGIPSIDGLGPRGKGFHTVEEFIEVDTLIPKAQALVRYLASRAG, via the coding sequence ATGCGCGAGATGGGTGAAGCGGCGGCCAGCTGGCTGGTGGGCAGGCTGGGGGAGATGGAGGAGGCGCTCGCCGCGCTGGTGGAGGTGAACTCCTGGACGGAGAACGCGGAGGGCGGCCGCAGGGTCGGCGCCCTGCTGCGCGAGCAGCTCGCCATGCCCGGCCTCCAGGCCGAGGTGGTGCCGAGCAAGCGGTACGCGGACCACCTCGTCTTCCGCTCGGAAGGGAAGGCCGGGCTCGAGCCGGTGGCGCTGGTGGGCCACCTGGACACGGTGTTTCCCCCGGGCAGGTTCGAGGGCTACCGGCGCGACGGGGCGCTGCGGCGCGGCCCGGGCGTGCTGGACATGAAGGGGGGGCTCGTCGTCATCACCTGGGCCCTCAAGGCGCTCGCGGCCTCGGGTGGGTTGGAGCGGCTGCCCCCGCTGCGCCTGGTGGTGGTGTCGGACGAGGAGGTGGGCTCGCCCGAGGGCGCCGACATCATCCGCCGGGCCATCGCCGGAGCGGGCGCCTGTCTCGTCTTCGAGTCTGGCCGGGCCGGGGACGCCATCATCACCCGGCGCAAGGGCACCGGCATGGCCACGGCGGTGGCGCATGGAAAGGCCGCCCACGCGGGCAATGCCCACCAGGAGGGGGCCAATGCGCTCTGGGCGCTCGCTCGCTTCGTGGACCGGGTGCAGCAGTTCACCGACTACCCGCGCGGTATCACCGTCAACGTGGGCAAGGTGATGGGAGGGCAGGGGAAGAACACCGTGCCGGACCACGGGGTGGCGGAGGTGGATCTGCGCTTCTGCACCCGCGCGGACGGCGAGGAACTGGTGCGGCGCTTCCGCCAGGCGGCCGAGGAGGCCGCGGCCGGCGTCCCCGGCACCCGCATCGAGGTGAGTGGAGGTGTGGCGCGCGAGCCCCTGGAGCGCACCGAGGCCTCCGCGGCGCTGATGGCGGCGTACGGTTCGTGCGCCCATGCCTCCGGGCTGGGTCACGGCGAGGCGGCGCTGGTGGGCGGGGGCTCGGATGCCAGCACCTCGTCCGCGATGGGGATTCCGTCCATCGACGGCCTGGGTCCCCGGGGCAAGGGCTTCCACACGGTGGAGGAGTTCATCGAGGTGGATACTTTGATCCCCAAGGCTCAAGCCCTGGTGCGCTACCTCGCCTCCCGAGCGGGATGA
- a CDS encoding PEGA domain-containing protein, with the protein MRTPVVCVAGLLALALAAGPARAQGGLGLDLSGDSNTQTPQEQSQDSSEDAAQDSGNLGLDLSGGSADADLQPRFALVGLETPERAGAAVAKRWVGWLQAQALRSGRVVRVAETAEVRQQLEADYDSALRCQEASCLRGPADMLDADLLTTARLALEDEGWTLRLWTYDRDRGVVEMDVVTGRKPNDSNFIREAGEVLSKRVEELARPRALLKVSCNVSQAVVRVGERMLGVGNVEAKLPPGEVELIVEADEYSSYTKTLTLASGETQEVSVRLEFNGPAPEGPPEDVVVAKKSRKSSSGPSLFSRPAFYTTVLGLAAVGAGVALGMGLQGKAQDANGDGVIDISRKEYLAARQQSTISTALMAGGGAVAGGSLLWLLIVPQRSAPASSTVAPVSSGTGTSGTTALHFVIGGSF; encoded by the coding sequence ATGCGTACTCCCGTCGTGTGTGTGGCCGGCCTGCTCGCGCTCGCGCTGGCCGCTGGCCCGGCCAGAGCCCAGGGCGGTCTCGGGCTCGATCTCTCGGGTGATTCGAACACCCAGACCCCCCAGGAGCAGTCCCAGGACTCCAGCGAGGATGCCGCGCAGGACTCCGGCAACCTCGGCCTGGATTTGAGCGGAGGCAGCGCCGACGCGGACCTGCAGCCGCGCTTCGCGTTGGTGGGTCTCGAGACGCCCGAGCGCGCCGGTGCCGCGGTGGCGAAGCGGTGGGTGGGCTGGCTGCAGGCGCAGGCCCTCCGTTCCGGCCGTGTGGTGAGGGTCGCGGAGACGGCCGAGGTCCGGCAGCAGTTGGAGGCGGACTACGACTCCGCCCTGCGTTGCCAGGAGGCCTCGTGCTTGCGTGGGCCCGCGGACATGCTCGACGCGGACCTGCTCACCACGGCGCGCCTGGCGCTCGAGGACGAGGGCTGGACGCTGCGGCTGTGGACGTACGACCGGGATCGGGGCGTGGTGGAGATGGACGTGGTGACGGGCCGCAAGCCCAACGACAGCAACTTCATCCGCGAGGCGGGCGAAGTGCTGTCGAAGCGGGTGGAGGAGCTGGCCAGGCCGCGCGCCCTGCTGAAGGTGTCCTGCAACGTGTCCCAGGCGGTGGTGCGCGTGGGCGAGCGCATGCTGGGCGTGGGCAACGTCGAGGCGAAGCTGCCGCCCGGTGAGGTGGAGCTCATCGTCGAGGCCGACGAATACTCCTCCTATACGAAGACGCTGACGCTCGCCTCGGGCGAGACGCAGGAGGTGTCCGTGCGGCTGGAGTTCAACGGCCCCGCTCCGGAAGGTCCCCCCGAGGACGTGGTGGTCGCGAAGAAGTCCCGCAAGTCCTCCAGCGGCCCCTCCCTCTTCAGCCGTCCCGCCTTCTACACCACGGTGCTGGGGTTGGCGGCGGTGGGCGCGGGCGTGGCGCTCGGCATGGGCCTCCAGGGCAAGGCGCAGGACGCGAACGGGGATGGTGTGATCGACATCTCCCGGAAGGAGTACCTGGCCGCCCGTCAGCAATCGACGATTTCCACGGCGCTCATGGCGGGAGGTGGCGCGGTGGCCGGCGGCAGCCTGCTGTGGCTCCTCATCGTCCCGCAGCGCTCGGCGCCGGCGTCCTCCACGGTGGCCCCCGTCTCCAGCGGCACGGGCACCAGCGGCACCACGGCCCTCCACTTCGTGATTGGCGGGAGCTTCTGA
- a CDS encoding serine/threonine-protein kinase, with amino-acid sequence MGGDDVISGTVLSGSFQAVGESAVVDRELQEGDVLGTYQLERLLGEGSMGQVFQARHVRLGRQVALKVLRSAFGHDSGFVHRFFQEARAVNQINHEHIVEIFDFVEDAKNGRVYCVMELLRGQSLSALLKEETLSVARMRRILVQVCAALGAAHQLGVVHRDVKPDNLFVTHKGGQADFVKVLDFGVAKVLTPEGTSGTLDGTLIGTPTYMSPEQAAGLPVDHRADIYAVGTVLYEMLSGHPPFVASNFGQLMVKILTEAPPALPSHTPAGEPMPQALARLALRCMAKEPEERPQQLSEVITALLVDTAPERVLPENERPTVPMPVPAGLSGSRRPWLAIALSVLGVLGAGFALWRGMERGASTAVAEQSVAEARAPASITLTVNSLPKGARVVRADTGEVLGVTPLVTRQPRADAPMGLRVELAGYAPSEHEVRLDSPATLEVPLVPVESRPQRGEGRSPSRTHVPRKKNSGVRDDVIDPFAH; translated from the coding sequence ATGGGCGGCGATGACGTCATCTCGGGAACGGTGCTCTCCGGCAGCTTCCAGGCCGTGGGCGAGAGCGCCGTTGTGGATCGCGAGCTCCAGGAAGGCGATGTCCTGGGCACCTATCAACTGGAGCGTCTCCTCGGTGAGGGCTCCATGGGCCAGGTGTTCCAGGCCCGTCACGTGCGCCTGGGCCGGCAGGTGGCCCTCAAGGTGCTGCGCTCCGCCTTCGGCCATGACAGTGGCTTCGTTCATCGCTTCTTCCAGGAGGCGCGCGCCGTCAATCAGATCAACCACGAGCACATCGTGGAGATTTTCGATTTCGTGGAAGACGCGAAGAACGGACGCGTCTACTGCGTGATGGAGCTGCTGCGGGGGCAGAGCCTCTCGGCGCTCCTCAAGGAAGAGACGCTGTCCGTGGCGCGCATGCGCCGCATCCTGGTCCAGGTGTGCGCGGCGCTCGGGGCGGCACACCAGCTCGGGGTGGTGCACCGGGACGTCAAGCCGGACAACCTCTTCGTCACCCACAAGGGCGGGCAGGCGGACTTCGTCAAGGTGCTCGACTTCGGGGTGGCCAAGGTCCTCACGCCCGAGGGCACCAGCGGGACGTTGGACGGCACCCTCATCGGGACGCCCACGTACATGTCGCCGGAGCAGGCCGCGGGTCTGCCGGTGGATCACCGCGCGGACATCTACGCGGTGGGCACCGTCCTCTACGAGATGCTCAGTGGGCACCCTCCTTTCGTGGCGTCCAACTTCGGCCAGCTCATGGTGAAGATCCTCACCGAGGCACCGCCGGCGCTGCCCTCGCACACCCCGGCGGGCGAGCCGATGCCGCAGGCGCTGGCCCGGCTCGCGCTGCGCTGCATGGCCAAGGAGCCCGAGGAGCGGCCCCAGCAGCTCTCCGAGGTCATCACCGCGCTGCTGGTGGACACGGCGCCGGAGCGGGTGCTCCCCGAGAACGAGCGGCCCACCGTACCCATGCCGGTGCCCGCGGGCCTGTCCGGTTCGCGGCGCCCGTGGTTGGCGATCGCGCTGAGCGTACTGGGGGTGCTGGGAGCGGGCTTCGCCCTCTGGCGGGGGATGGAGCGTGGCGCCTCGACGGCCGTGGCGGAGCAGTCGGTGGCGGAAGCGCGCGCGCCGGCCTCCATCACCCTCACCGTGAACTCCCTTCCCAAGGGCGCGCGGGTGGTGCGCGCCGACACGGGCGAGGTGCTCGGGGTGACGCCGCTGGTGACGCGGCAGCCGCGGGCGGACGCGCCCATGGGTCTGCGCGTCGAGCTCGCCGGCTACGCTCCGAGCGAGCACGAGGTGCGGCTCGATTCACCCGCGACCCTCGAGGTGCCGCTCGTCCCGGTGGAGTCGCGGCCACAGCGCGGGGAGGGGCGGAGTCCCTCCCGTACCCACGTTCCGCGCAAGAAGAATTCAGGGGTTCGCGATGATGTCATTGATCCGTTCGCTCACTGA
- a CDS encoding tetratricopeptide repeat protein, with the protein MMSLIRSLTERSVLSVLVAVALAVSPLSAHAASMEARGDGEAQARAKFAEGNLAYDLAEFQKALDAYSEAYRMKPLPGFLFNIAQCHRQLGRPERAAFFYRRYLSLSKDEPSNAPLVRELIAEMDEAVRLEQERRLAREETARDQARAAALRAQAEAAAARRVKQQGGRKSTLVARPTASTRAEVKGEDGLMKKWWVWAGAGAVAVIAGGVIYAATAPQPRPTTLGTIR; encoded by the coding sequence ATGATGTCATTGATCCGTTCGCTCACTGAGCGCTCCGTGTTGTCGGTGCTGGTGGCGGTGGCGCTCGCCGTGTCACCGCTGTCCGCCCACGCCGCCAGCATGGAAGCGCGGGGGGATGGGGAAGCGCAGGCGCGTGCGAAGTTCGCCGAGGGCAACCTCGCCTACGATCTGGCCGAGTTCCAGAAGGCCCTGGACGCCTACAGCGAGGCGTACCGGATGAAGCCGCTGCCGGGGTTCCTCTTCAACATCGCCCAGTGCCACCGGCAGCTGGGCCGCCCCGAGCGTGCCGCCTTCTTCTACCGGCGCTACCTGTCGCTCTCGAAGGACGAGCCGTCCAACGCCCCCCTGGTGCGCGAGCTCATCGCGGAGATGGACGAGGCGGTGCGCCTCGAGCAGGAGCGGCGCCTGGCGCGGGAGGAGACGGCGAGGGATCAGGCGCGGGCCGCGGCCCTGCGGGCGCAGGCGGAGGCGGCCGCGGCGCGCCGGGTGAAGCAGCAGGGCGGGCGCAAGTCCACCCTGGTGGCCCGGCCCACGGCGTCGACGCGGGCCGAGGTGAAGGGCGAGGACGGTCTGATGAAGAAGTGGTGGGTGTGGGCGGGCGCGGGCGCCGTGGCGGTGATCGCCGGTGGCGTCATCTACGCGGCCACCGCTCCCCAGCCGCGCCCCACGACCCTGGGCACCATCCGTTAG
- a CDS encoding FHA domain-containing protein translates to MARALLLSLLVRQHLALKEKFRARYPHCWLVWEAGVWNVPESSEQNHGTTRLPTSELYDCLPSGDAMCFELAPVPGRDELSLGRASHNTFVINDATVSREHLVLHARPDGGWAVEALTQGGPALLSGKLMRPGQHTPLESGMQLQLGDVRLTFHDADSFHLRMGHTATLMLANQRGSRESPA, encoded by the coding sequence ATGGCACGCGCTCTGCTGCTCTCGCTGCTCGTGCGGCAGCACCTCGCACTCAAGGAGAAGTTTCGTGCCCGTTACCCACACTGTTGGTTGGTGTGGGAGGCGGGGGTCTGGAACGTTCCGGAAAGCAGCGAGCAGAATCACGGCACCACCCGGCTTCCCACCTCGGAGCTCTACGACTGTCTGCCCTCGGGGGACGCCATGTGCTTCGAGCTGGCCCCCGTCCCCGGGCGGGACGAGCTGTCGCTGGGACGGGCCTCGCACAACACGTTCGTCATCAATGACGCCACGGTGTCACGCGAGCACCTGGTGCTCCACGCCCGACCGGACGGAGGCTGGGCGGTGGAAGCGCTGACCCAGGGCGGGCCGGCGCTGCTCAGTGGGAAGCTGATGCGGCCCGGTCAGCACACGCCGTTGGAGTCCGGCATGCAGCTGCAGCTGGGCGACGTGCGGCTCACGTTCCACGACGCGGACAGCTTCCACCTGCGCATGGGCCACACGGCCACGCTGATGCTGGCCAACCAGCGTGGCTCCCGCGAAAGCCCGGCCTGA
- a CDS encoding lamin tail domain-containing protein, which produces MRNNPRHLLALLSTGLLLLTACPGTEPAVCGDGRVEGKEQCDDGNTADGDSCSSQCTTTTPPGDAICGNGQVEVGELCDDGNTVNGDGCQNNCVPTPPGQEILHECGNGIREIGEACDDGNKDDGDECTSTCTLPPAPMEQCPGAASLPQPEAGATCTVIPASTANGARLYMGVVLMDGKTLNGGQVLVNAEGTITCAACDCSGEAEAAGAERISCPAGVISPGLINANDRISVQLTPETGSLERYEHRYDWDRGNDGHTALTTPRDATEDVVRWGELRQVMAGTTSLAGNGGRTGLLRELAASQWSTSFSQEGLREPSLTFERAPLGDSSGKELTSGCDYPSIKTPDDIPALAAYLANVAEGIEESAHNEFRCVSGQGEDSEDLLTSRTAVLHGMALTAAEISKLAERGTSLVWSPRANVSLYGDTSMVTAYKQLGVNIALGTHRLQLGSMNLLRELQCANYLNQTHYSQAFTDEELWRMVTANAADATETWEKVGRIAKGKVADLAIYRLNSFAKSPHRAVIAANPEDVVLTVRGGKPLYGDKAVVDALTVGAEKACEEVPVCGTTKAACVESETGKTFAVLKEANKTSYPLFFCADSQPTNEPTCEPQRTATTPPASVNGSNVYTGTRRLTDYDGDGIENAQDNCPIIFNPIRPMDNGKQADTDNDGLGDACDPCPLDAGSTTCSARNPTDADGDGIPVPVDNCPGVANPDQADMDGDGRGDVCDACRTADPDDVLCPVTIYDLKKPVEGKYPFRAYTVTIPSAIVTAVSGSSYFIQVDDETRAKGGVDWSGIFVYSSNRTPKVGQRIRVENAVLKLYYGQLELVNAFITVLDGDLIHEVPAPVSVIPDEVVTGGSRAEALEGVLVQLTDVVVTKQDAAYGEFFVNTKGSSTDGVYVDDFLYKVSPLPAVGTEFYRVRGVLTWRNNNSKLEPRNADDLLGPPPALVGFGPAGLFTRVDPACAPAGCSTLGGLLTVSVASPYPDDLEVVVASSNPGALEVANGGTVVIPKGQSSAEVKLIAKAQAASVTLTAQLGTVRLENTVRVLAANELPAPTALTPNPVVTAPGYDVTLTATLDIPAPAGTTLEVVVTPAEIGTVEPSTVAVGTDATTASFVFSANPAAPVTASGSISVRVSGGTSEVSTPVNFTDDFPKLISLTPSTATVVQGTIQKFTVTLNKVAEGDVAVKLAAASSPAGAAFGTVPATVVVPMGSDSATFDFTADAAGDIAGTVTAALGADTLTANVTVRTPYPMLASISPTNPRVVPGATQEFTVSLDKAAEAGGATISVSLEPATGLGSLGSSTVFIAEGSTSGTVTFTATTSTDGASGTFVATYDGTTLSTPVTVSGTRRGLVINEVDYDMPGAGDSEEFVEIYNSSSASISLADLALVFVNGNNNTEYLRADLASIGELGAGEYLVVGSAKLIAKVPVSPSVKTLAIKSSSNAETDIIQNGSPDGVAIYNKATDSIVDSLAYEGDMQDCTLKETTTTFDLMEGTTPTTSLADSSSAGSLSRIPNAQDSDSNMDDFKLTAAPTPGAPNAP; this is translated from the coding sequence ATGCGCAACAACCCACGCCATCTCCTGGCACTGTTGAGTACAGGACTCCTCCTGCTCACAGCGTGCCCGGGTACTGAGCCCGCTGTGTGCGGCGACGGCCGCGTCGAAGGCAAGGAGCAATGTGACGACGGCAACACCGCCGACGGCGATAGCTGTTCCAGCCAATGCACCACCACCACCCCCCCCGGCGATGCCATCTGCGGCAATGGTCAGGTCGAGGTTGGTGAGTTGTGTGACGACGGCAACACCGTCAACGGCGATGGCTGCCAGAACAACTGCGTCCCCACCCCGCCGGGCCAGGAGATCCTCCACGAGTGCGGCAACGGCATCCGGGAGATCGGGGAGGCCTGCGATGACGGCAACAAGGATGACGGTGACGAGTGCACGAGCACATGTACGCTCCCGCCGGCGCCGATGGAGCAGTGCCCCGGGGCGGCGAGCTTGCCCCAGCCGGAGGCGGGCGCCACCTGCACGGTGATTCCCGCCAGCACCGCCAATGGCGCGCGCCTCTACATGGGCGTGGTGCTGATGGACGGCAAGACGCTGAATGGAGGCCAGGTGCTGGTGAACGCCGAGGGCACCATCACGTGCGCGGCGTGCGACTGCTCGGGTGAGGCGGAGGCCGCCGGAGCCGAGCGCATCTCCTGCCCGGCGGGTGTCATCTCCCCGGGCCTCATCAACGCGAACGACCGCATCAGCGTCCAGCTGACGCCGGAGACCGGGTCGCTCGAGCGCTACGAGCACCGTTATGACTGGGACCGGGGCAACGATGGCCACACCGCGCTGACCACGCCCCGCGACGCGACCGAGGATGTCGTGCGCTGGGGCGAGCTGCGCCAGGTGATGGCTGGCACGACCTCGCTCGCCGGTAATGGCGGCAGGACGGGCCTGCTGCGCGAGCTGGCCGCCTCCCAGTGGTCCACCAGCTTCAGCCAGGAGGGCCTGCGCGAGCCGAGCCTGACCTTCGAGCGCGCTCCGCTCGGTGACAGCAGTGGCAAGGAGCTGACGAGCGGGTGTGACTACCCGTCCATCAAGACGCCGGATGACATCCCGGCGCTCGCGGCCTACCTGGCGAACGTGGCCGAGGGCATCGAGGAGTCGGCGCACAACGAGTTCCGCTGCGTGTCCGGCCAGGGCGAGGACAGCGAGGACCTGCTGACCTCGCGTACGGCCGTCCTCCACGGCATGGCCCTCACGGCGGCGGAGATCTCCAAGCTGGCCGAGCGTGGGACGAGCCTCGTCTGGTCGCCCCGCGCCAACGTGTCCCTGTACGGCGACACGTCCATGGTCACCGCCTACAAGCAGCTGGGCGTGAACATCGCGCTGGGCACGCACCGGCTGCAGCTGGGCTCCATGAACCTCCTGCGCGAGCTGCAGTGCGCGAACTACCTGAACCAGACGCACTACTCGCAGGCCTTCACGGACGAAGAGCTGTGGCGGATGGTCACCGCGAACGCCGCGGACGCGACGGAGACCTGGGAGAAGGTGGGCCGCATCGCCAAGGGGAAGGTGGCGGACCTGGCCATCTACCGGCTCAACTCCTTCGCGAAGTCGCCGCACCGCGCCGTCATCGCCGCCAATCCGGAGGACGTGGTCCTCACCGTGCGCGGGGGCAAGCCGCTCTACGGTGACAAGGCCGTGGTGGACGCGCTGACGGTGGGCGCCGAGAAGGCCTGTGAAGAGGTGCCGGTGTGCGGCACCACCAAGGCGGCGTGCGTGGAGTCGGAGACGGGGAAGACCTTCGCCGTGCTGAAGGAGGCCAACAAGACGTCCTACCCGCTCTTCTTCTGCGCCGATTCGCAGCCGACGAACGAGCCCACCTGCGAGCCGCAGCGCACCGCTACCACCCCGCCGGCCTCGGTGAACGGCTCCAACGTCTATACCGGCACGCGCCGGCTCACCGACTACGACGGTGACGGCATCGAGAACGCCCAGGACAACTGCCCCATCATCTTCAACCCCATCCGCCCGATGGACAACGGCAAGCAGGCGGATACCGACAACGACGGACTCGGTGATGCGTGCGATCCCTGCCCGCTCGACGCCGGCTCCACGACGTGCTCGGCCCGCAATCCGACGGACGCGGACGGCGATGGCATTCCGGTGCCCGTCGACAACTGCCCCGGTGTCGCCAACCCGGATCAGGCGGACATGGATGGCGACGGTCGCGGTGATGTGTGCGACGCCTGCCGCACGGCGGACCCGGACGACGTGCTCTGCCCGGTCACCATCTACGACCTCAAGAAGCCGGTGGAGGGCAAGTACCCGTTCCGCGCCTACACGGTCACCATTCCCAGTGCGATCGTGACGGCCGTGTCGGGTAGCAGCTACTTCATCCAGGTCGATGATGAGACGCGGGCCAAGGGGGGGGTGGATTGGTCCGGTATCTTCGTCTACTCCTCGAATCGCACGCCCAAGGTCGGTCAACGCATTCGCGTCGAGAACGCCGTGCTGAAGCTGTACTACGGGCAGCTCGAGCTCGTGAACGCCTTCATCACGGTCCTGGATGGCGACCTCATCCACGAGGTGCCGGCGCCCGTCTCCGTCATCCCGGACGAGGTAGTTACGGGTGGCTCGCGCGCCGAGGCCCTCGAGGGCGTGCTGGTGCAGCTCACCGACGTCGTCGTGACGAAGCAGGACGCCGCCTATGGCGAGTTCTTCGTCAACACCAAGGGGAGCAGCACGGATGGGGTGTACGTGGATGACTTCCTCTACAAGGTCTCGCCCCTGCCGGCGGTGGGCACGGAGTTCTACCGGGTTCGTGGCGTGCTGACGTGGCGCAACAACAACTCCAAGCTGGAGCCGCGCAACGCGGACGATCTGCTCGGCCCCCCGCCGGCACTCGTCGGCTTCGGCCCCGCTGGCCTCTTCACCCGCGTGGACCCCGCGTGCGCTCCCGCCGGGTGCTCCACCCTGGGCGGGTTGCTCACTGTCTCCGTGGCCAGCCCCTACCCCGATGATCTCGAGGTTGTCGTCGCCTCTTCCAATCCGGGTGCGCTGGAGGTCGCCAATGGCGGCACGGTGGTCATCCCCAAGGGGCAGAGCAGCGCCGAGGTGAAGCTCATCGCGAAGGCCCAGGCCGCCAGTGTGACGCTGACCGCCCAGCTGGGCACGGTGCGCCTGGAGAACACGGTGCGCGTGCTGGCCGCCAACGAGCTGCCCGCACCCACGGCGCTCACGCCCAACCCCGTCGTCACGGCGCCGGGCTACGATGTGACGCTCACCGCCACCCTGGACATCCCGGCGCCCGCGGGAACCACGCTCGAGGTCGTCGTCACGCCGGCCGAGATCGGCACGGTGGAGCCCTCGACGGTGGCCGTCGGGACCGACGCCACCACGGCCAGCTTCGTCTTCAGTGCCAATCCGGCGGCGCCTGTCACGGCCTCGGGCTCCATCTCGGTCCGGGTGAGTGGCGGCACCAGCGAGGTATCGACCCCGGTCAACTTCACCGACGACTTCCCGAAGCTCATCAGCCTGACGCCGTCTACGGCCACCGTCGTGCAGGGCACGATCCAGAAGTTCACGGTGACGCTGAACAAGGTGGCGGAGGGTGACGTGGCGGTGAAGCTCGCGGCGGCGTCCAGCCCGGCGGGGGCTGCCTTTGGTACCGTGCCCGCCACGGTGGTGGTGCCCATGGGCAGTGACTCGGCCACCTTCGACTTCACCGCGGATGCCGCGGGCGACATCGCGGGGACCGTGACGGCCGCGCTCGGTGCGGACACGCTCACCGCCAACGTGACGGTGCGCACGCCGTACCCGATGCTCGCCAGCATCAGCCCGACGAATCCGAGGGTGGTGCCGGGGGCAACGCAGGAGTTCACCGTGTCGCTGGACAAGGCGGCGGAGGCCGGTGGTGCCACGATCTCCGTCTCCCTGGAGCCCGCAACCGGGTTGGGCTCGCTCGGCTCCTCGACGGTCTTCATCGCCGAGGGTAGTACCTCGGGCACGGTGACGTTCACCGCCACCACCAGCACGGATGGGGCGAGCGGCACCTTCGTCGCCACCTACGATGGCACGACGCTCTCCACTCCGGTGACGGTGTCCGGCACCAGGAGGGGGCTCGTCATCAACGAGGTGGACTACGACATGCCCGGAGCCGGCGATTCGGAGGAGTTCGTGGAGATCTACAACTCCTCGAGTGCGTCCATCTCGCTGGCCGATCTGGCTCTCGTCTTCGTCAACGGGAACAACAACACCGAGTACCTCAGGGCCGATCTGGCCTCGATCGGCGAACTGGGGGCGGGTGAGTACCTCGTCGTCGGTTCGGCCAAGCTCATCGCCAAGGTGCCCGTCAGCCCCTCGGTGAAGACGCTCGCGATCAAGTCCAGCTCCAATGCCGAAACGGACATCATCCAGAACGGCTCGCCCGATGGCGTGGCCATCTACAACAAGGCGACGGACTCGATCGTCGACTCGTTGGCCTACGAGGGCGACATGCAGGATTGCACGCTCAAGGAGACGACGACGACGTTCGATCTGATGGAGGGCACCACGCCCACCACCAGCCTGGCTGATTCGTCGAGCGCTGGCTCGCTGTCCCGCATTCCCAATGCGCAGGACTCCGACTCGAACATGGACGATTTCAAGCTGACGGCCGCGCCCACTCCGGGCGCACCGAACGCTCCTTGA
- a CDS encoding TetR/AcrR family transcriptional regulator, which produces MRTGMRKAAAKRELKQERAARTRLEIMEAAITLFARRSILATTMAELAKAIRMTPGTLYWHFPTKEDLLLAAIEELHELSKEQRRLTARQQLEAFLGRGQQFLRYHREYGIFFGMVAVESAYTNDRVAGSIREKLEVYVGVLENIIHHGQHRTKEFREDVDARVAAHSVFGGFMGSLLHQNSFRESVAYDPVLTTWLLLTADGINKR; this is translated from the coding sequence ATGCGCACTGGGATGCGCAAGGCAGCAGCGAAGCGGGAGCTCAAACAGGAGCGTGCGGCGCGGACGCGGTTGGAAATCATGGAGGCCGCCATCACGCTCTTCGCGCGACGGAGCATCCTCGCGACGACGATGGCGGAGCTGGCCAAGGCCATCCGGATGACGCCAGGGACGCTCTACTGGCACTTCCCCACGAAGGAGGACCTGCTGCTGGCGGCCATCGAGGAGCTGCACGAGCTGTCGAAGGAGCAGCGCCGGCTGACGGCGCGGCAGCAGCTCGAGGCGTTCCTCGGGCGGGGACAGCAGTTCCTGCGCTACCACCGGGAGTACGGCATCTTCTTCGGGATGGTGGCGGTGGAGTCGGCGTACACGAACGACCGGGTGGCCGGGTCCATCCGGGAGAAGCTGGAGGTCTACGTGGGGGTGCTGGAGAACATCATCCACCACGGCCAGCACAGGACGAAGGAGTTCCGCGAGGACGTGGACGCACGCGTCGCCGCGCATAGCGTCTTCGGCGGCTTCATGGGCTCGCTGCTGCACCAGAACTCGTTTCGCGAGTCGGTGGCGTACGATCCCGTCCTCACGACGTGGTTGTTGCTGACGGCGGACGGCATCAACAAGCGCTGA